The Paenibacillus polymyxa M1 DNA segment ATGCTTTCCCTCTTTTTTCTACAAATTTTTTAGAAGCCAATTTATGGTTGCAGTCACATAAAAATTTGAAGAAAAAAGAAGGAGGCAAGTCTATTACCCATAAAATCAATTCTAGCATTTTTTCACATCACTGAGTAGTATCTTTTTCTTGGCCCTCTTCGCTCGTATCGGGTTTGAATGGAACGTAGGAATCCGCCTCCAGCATTGTGATCACACCAGGATCTTCTGTTTCTAGCACCTGGTTCAAATAGCTGATTTTAGAGTTCAACAATGAAACGGTTGTAATAACCTCAAATTGGGAACGCGTGTACATTTTTATACGGTCTGGAAAAGAAGGAATCGGTGCGGGAATGATTTCCGAAATATCAGCTGTCCATTCTCCCGGAATGCGTGATAAAGCATCACACAGCTTCGCTTTGTAGGGATCATCTGATTTCCATTTAGTCAAAATAGGCTTTTCAACCGCTATCCCACTACTTCCTACGCCCACGCTTGTCCCATTTGCTAGAATAGCACGCAGGCTACCGTCGCTTTGCAACTCGTAAGCTACCGTAGCAAACTCTTTAATGTGAATCGTAATGATACCCGGAAACTGCTTGTCCACTGTGACTTGCTGAATTGACTGAATTTCCCGCAGCTTCTCAGAGACGTCGGATGAACTGACTCCGAAATATTGATCTCCGACAGCGAGACCACTTCGATTAAGAAGTTGCTCCCGGGTCGAAAATACATTACCATCAAAACGAATTTCAGAAACCTGACTCAACGAAGAACGGAAAAAGAGAACAGCGAGTAGTACAATAAACA contains these protein-coding regions:
- a CDS encoding cell division protein FtsQ/DivIB; its protein translation is MPNAQIPVLKKNRTKKRTSRKIAILLILLFIVLLAVLFFRSSLSQVSEIRFDGNVFSTREQLLNRSGLAVGDQYFGVSSSDVSEKLREIQSIQQVTVDKQFPGIITIHIKEFATVAYELQSDGSLRAILANGTSVGVGSSGIAVEKPILTKWKSDDPYKAKLCDALSRIPGEWTADISEIIPAPIPSFPDRIKMYTRSQFEVITTVSLLNSKISYLNQVLETEDPGVITMLEADSYVPFKPDTSEEGQEKDTTQ